In Hemiscyllium ocellatum isolate sHemOce1 unplaced genomic scaffold, sHemOce1.pat.X.cur. scaffold_251_pat_ctg1, whole genome shotgun sequence, the genomic window aagagcacagctagccAGTCTGCCTCACAGGTGGAGACATCGACTATTTGCAGATACCAAATATTCACGATTGGGGCAGTCTTCGAAGGACAGCCTCTTGCCAGTTTTCCCCTCTGCTGATGTCAACAGAAAGAAGAGGCCGAACGgttcaattcctcattttatgTAAGTTGGAATGTCCTTTGTCACTCTCAAAAGATGTGTCTGGATTGTTCTCTCTATGGGTCAAAATGAGGTTCAGTTCACTCCCAGGTCACGAACAAACGTGACGGTATCTGACTTCAGTCTCTGTcgctggttcatttgaaattaaaactttgcatATTATGTCTCATTGAGATGAACACTTCAGACGTcaggctagattagattacttacagtagggaaacaggcccttcggcccaacaagtccacaccgacctgccaaagtgcaacccacccatacccctacatttaacccttaactaacactacgggcaattcagcatggccaattcacctgacgcgcacatctttcgactgcgggaggaaaccagagcacctggaggaaacccacgcagagaacgtgcaaactccacacagtctgtcgcctgagtcgggaattgaacccaggtcgcagGCGCCGTGAGGCAACAGCGTAAATCAcagtgccaacgtgccgcccattGCGGTGGCTGTGGGCCAAGTAGTGGTaactggaaaggagaatggatggatgtttgatgactggtacTGACATGATGTATTATTCTGTGCTGCAAAAGCAGGGTGCCAGGAACATTCTTTTTCGATAGAAATGTCTCATCACAGGAAAAGAAAGCTATGCTGTTAAGAGAAGACACAATTGCACATGCCATCCTTCCTGGTCGACCAGTGGTTCCGATGCAGCGCTTTCACCGCTGTGGTTTGGGATCATTTCTTGGTcagggaatcagaatttattgtTCCTGTTAAGGGCAACAACAAAGTCGAGCATCTTTGACTGGAATCACATGACAAACGCGTCCGCATGTGCCTTGCAATATTTTACAGGGCCAaaaggtggctcactggttatcactgctgcctcacagcgccagagatatgatttgcctacaactgggttgactgtcagtaaggtgcctacttcaggcgcaaatgaagagaaaaagggGTAAGGAATTGTTCTGTGAGCGTTAATCCCTGGAGGACTGGTGTGCATTGGTTGCATTGAACAGCCAGTTTCtgaactgtaggcattctatgttcccttagtgtgttgctttagcaaatgttcagaccaaagagaaaagtgaggaaaaacagtCACTTCCCAGTCAGGGATTGATCCATTACGCGACAACCCACGCATTCCCTTTTGCCTGAACTAGCTCCTATTTTCCCTACGTTGATAATGGCAGTAGACAGCATCAGACCGGGTTTTAATGTgttgcattggacccagcatcctttCCCAACATGGACTATACAGGGATATAAAGAGATAATAAAAGGCATGGATGGCGATAACTGGAATGaaaagacgtcaggaagaatggacagcatttacttggaaacaaaaaaTGGAAAGGAAGCCATCGATGTATTGAGGggtaatgccatttgaaaagacaaggcgaGTTTTCATGGGTTGGTGGAAAAAAACGAATAGATCATGTGGCGTGACACCAGGTAAAACTGAGATGTGTCCGTATGGAAGATTTCCAGGCGATgagaatttggtgagagtaaacaggagggaaattccttcattcggatggatctatatcaagactttagaacttcaaaaccagcGATGAATGATAAAGAGAAGTTTGGAAAGTTGTCCTTTTCCTTCTCCAGCAGTTGAATTCGAAAATGATTACTTTTTCGCTGGAAAGATTATTGAGAAGCTGAtcctaatatatttgtgaagaTGCGTGCAGACACGCAAGGAATGAATTTCACCGTGACAGGGAGTCTGGGCGGCCATGATGGGGACGCGTTACGTGCACACTCTGTAATTGGTTAAagttaattggaaagaaacttCATAACACCTGCAACTGAGTACGACTAAGTACTGAATGTGctgattgtgaggaaaggttcagcagcttgttccacgtgaacttctataaattgtaaaaaaaactgagcatgaaagggaagccggttagctcagtccgctgcaTAACTGTTTTATGATATAAAGTGAAGCCAACAGTATGGGATTCATTCTCGCAATGTCTCAGAATACCCTCAGgatcatgatctcccaactcagctAATACTTTGGTCGATGGCGATAATCAAAGTGAAACTATACTATCGTGAGTGGGAACTGACCTGCCAATGTAATGCACCTTTATCCGttcatgtgttgcattggaacatttggctgcaatcacagagaagggagtgagtccATATGCTGCTCACTCATCTCCCCCAAAATATCCATTAAGAAGACGCGAAAAATATTCCGACTGCAATTCTGTAATCTTCACAGCAATACTTAAAAACATCGTTATTGTTTCGATTCCAATTTTTCTGATAACAGTCAAAATGTCCAATGTGATAAATCTAATATTTTGTGGATTGTTTTAATGGCCTGTGCGAGTTTGCAGCAAAATCAGTAATATGAAAACAgctaaacatcctttccagaatttaacaCAGCGCAGGATCAGCGGTATGAAACACGTCATTTTTTGCAAAAatcacctctgtatctctattgagTGTTGGATATTCACTCAGGGAGTATTTATGGCTGGTCTTAAGTAACTGAGGCATTTCCCAAGGACAGCGCACTCcaaaaaattatattttttttagaataaatgctgttttactcaacgttcttttgcaacttttaaatatatatgcacagacacaaacatgcatgcacacatacatttatatctgtgtggatatataaatatgcgcatatatgcgcgcgcgtgtgtgaattcaggacattagtaatggatagtcggccatttgaatgttcttcctgtagaatgtgaGAGCTTAGAGATTACAATAATGTCTCGGAAATGTGGCATCGAAAAATGTGGTGAAAATCGGCTGTATTGAATTCTGCGTACGTTTATCGTGGTGTCCTGCGTTGATCACTGGAAATGTTATGTCGCCATTGGACTGGGGTTTTCCTTCGATCGGCTTCACTTCGTCAGGGAATTCGATTTACTGAAATCTTACCAACTTCCATCGGCATGTTCATATGACACATCGACCCATACTGCACACAACGACAACAATATTCAGCATACTGCACCCACGAGCACGtggcatgatttttataaacagtGAAGATTGAATAATGTTATGCAAGGGCAACGTGGATTTCAATTTAATTGCTGAAGTtgcaagaatccagagtaagattcaaaatgtcagaacttcacgttcattaccttggccagaattccagcccagcaaaggggaaatctgcccCTGAATCACCTGAATCCATGCAATTGCTTGCTCCAGGTGTCCACTTTGAAACCCATGCGAAGCAACATTCAGCCTGAAGGAGAACTTGTGAGAACACTCcgctgtctgatctaaagctgaaacaagagctgtctattccagctggaagggaagggatgtggaggtgagcCCAAAATATTTCGCGGCGTTTAATTCATATTGTTATTATTATGAATGCTTAAATATCTGAATcagaaatggcacagacacaaaggagccCATTGTTAATACTGATCTCGTCCCgctccatgattcaatatcatcatggctgacacaaCAATTTTATGTCTTTTTCCAGCTTATACACATCATCGTGTTGCCTACTGACTAACAGATGTTTATTGATCTCTATCATAAATAGACATCGAAAATTTAAGCTTGTGAGAGGAAAATGTTCCGTTTCAAGACAGTTGAGTTTCTGCACGACTACTGTTGGTTTTGCGGATGAGCAGCCGAGTCTGCTCtgaccaccttccaaaccataaaCCAAAATTCGACTCtgatgggactcgaacccacaacCTTTGAATTGCAACTTGAGCAACGACATAGAAGTCCAACGCGCTATCCATTGCGCCACAGAGCCGCGCCCGCCGCTGCCTTTTAGCACACAAATTTTTCTTTGACCCATTGCGTTCAGGACACCCATCTCGCGTCtgtctgtcctggtcactctTTCCAGTATCTGTTCCTTATCCACGTGTGCTCTGGCTCTTCAAGTGTTCGGCTACAGACTGCTGGAACGTTCTCATGACACGTAGCTTTACCACATGCTCAGAAAATGATTTCCAGATAAGCAACACTCGACTGGTGAAAGCATTCTTGCAAATTCTCCTCAAAACATCTCGTCTCCTGTATTTCATTTATGTCACTCTACTCCTTTCAAATACAGGCTGATCCCTCTCATACATATCTATCCTCTTCATAAAATGTGCACGTTAATCGGTTACTCAAAGAGCTTTCTCTGCTCTTCGATAAACATCCCCCAACCTAGCTTGTCTACCTTCACAATGGAAATGGTCTAGCCCTTGCCATTCCTGTCATCTCCTCTGAATATCTCATCCTGCAATCAGAAGCTTCCAGCAGTCTGGCGATTACAACAGACAAGCACAGTTCCCTGAGGTAAAGCCAAAAGGTCAGAACAAAGTCAGCATCTCGTGCCATATCTCAtgagaaaggaaagttaacatttcgagtccaatgatctgtcttcagaactgatgagatggaagggtgggtgaagaatgtggaagagggcggacgggttctaaaatgattgaactcgatgttgggtCCTAACGTTTGCATGTCTGTAGAAAATGAGTTGCaggtcttccagcttgtgttacTCCTTGacggagcactgcagcaaaccagagaccggAATCGTGGCCTGGGAACACagtgtctcgattagagtggggctgAAATTATACAGtagttcagtcagcatccgaggagcagtaaaatcgacgtttcgggcaacagcccttcatcaggaatacaggcaaagaacctgaagggtgggaaaacagtgtaatgtgaagttacaggagactggaagatcagGATAGATTTTGTTGATTCTGGACAGAACATAAGTGATCTCAGTTTTGTCAccgactctgttttcctctctccattgcAGAGAGATCACATTCTGAGCAGGAAATACATTTGTCTCTATTGAACGAAGTGAAGACAAGTCTCTGCAAGATGTGACTGGAAGCttccacagtgaggagagacatcagAAACCAGCAGGAAATGTAGCTTACAACATAGAAAGTTACAATGCAGTGCAGGCACCTCGCCCTCGCTGTTGTAGCGACCTTCAAAAATAATGTGATGTccattgtaatggaaaattagcatttatttcgaaaccaataaaaccacagggaaacaaagaagtaagaacctgactttgcagaggcaagtattgcagacagaaagaaaaaagatGGAAAGTTAAACCGAACTGATAGCAGACTTACAAGGCCAGTAAACTACCATATCACCAGtcaaggaatgggaaaaaaaacaactccgtatctggaaaggaactcgaatgtttcaggtccctgacattgaggtgttgataagaagaagcgaattctattatcaagggaaaatgtattatatgtggaaggtgcaccagttacctttttggtagatacaggggcaacatattcagtccttaaatcTAGGCAGTTGAGAGAGTCAACGCAATGGATGCATCAGGATTCGTGACACGGGATAGATTAACCGCACCCCTATTGTGTGAAACTAGTAATGGTAAAACATTgcaattctcatttcatttctcggaATTCTGTCCTTGAAATCTGATGGCTGGTGATCTCATAGTGAGACTGGGGTCGGATTTGTGCAGTACCCCGACAGGCTTGCAGGTAATACAAAAAGAAGATTGACCAGCGCAGGCTGTAAAATCCGACTCACGACCCCTGATGCATGGCTATGAGTGATGATTACCCAGAGAGCCATAAGTTCAGTGAGCGATTCGCTCGCCCAGGTAGCAAGTAACCATGTTAATCACAAAAACACCGATTTACATGCTGGAGATATGAGGCACTGTTCAGCACGCATCCACCATCATGGCCCTTACAAATCATATGAAAAGGATTGTTTTAGAAGAATGTTTGAACCAGGTCAGTTATTATTGTGCGAATTTTATTAGAACGATCACAGATGTGCAATCAGTGTAAATTTATCCAAAATATCTGTAACGGCAAGTAGACCCTATCTTTTTGATGTGGAACGCTCCTTTTCTCAAATACCGTTGGCGAACAGATCCACTGACAGGTGGCAGGATGTGGGACCATGGGTACTACTGGCACAAAGAAAACGAAAGCTTGTGTCTTCAGGGACGATGTGCATATCTGCTTCAATGCAGATGTAAGGACATATATGgagaaactaaattggctaactcaggcagatagGGCAGTCCAGGTAACCCCTGCCAAGAGGGTAGCCTGGCGTTGAGCTATGGTAGATGTCTCGGAGCCAAGATTAAGAAGGGTCCCTGCTGAGTGCATGGCAAAAGGCAAACGTGATGTGGGGTTCATACGAAGCTGTAAAACCAAAAGAATAATCCCGAAGTCTCAGTATCATCCTTGCAGAACACAAGACTCGTTAAAACCCGAGGCTGTAAAAGGAATTACTCTAGTCTTTGAATCCCTGCTGATGGGTGAAGTGATAATTCCCTGTGGATAATCACCACTGAGAGCCCCCATTCTTCCGGTCAAAAAAGCAAACATTTCAGGTGAATTGGGGAAATGGAGGTTTGTACAAGAACTGCAGGTAGTCAATTATGCTGTTGTTCCGCCCTCCCCAAATGTTCCTAATCCTTGTTCTATATTAGCTCAAATTCCACGGACAGTAAATGGTTCTCTGCTTTGaatttagcaaatgccttctttagtgtaCCAGTACACCGAGAAAGTCAATTCTGATTCACTTTTCCATTCAAAGGCAAATCGTATAcattcaggtgaatggtctctttccagtaTGAACTCGCTTGTATATCAGCAGATTGCCGGAATCAATTAATAATTTAAAATCATAGCAGACGAATGGTCTCTCCTCtctgtgaactcactggtgcctcagcagactgAATGACTGAAAGAAACCTTTCCCATTCTTAGAACAGGCGAACGGCCTCTCTCTTCGCAGATGCAAAGTGAAATCGAATGACGGCCTGAACCCATTCCCTCTGTGAGAGCACTTGAATGGTTTCTCGTCAGCGTGAACACGTTGATGGTACAGCAGTTCCTGAGACCTTTTAATGGCTTTTCCACACTCTGGATCATTAAATGGTTTCTTGTCCGTGTGAACCCACTGGTGAGTCAGCAAGTTAGAGAACTGAGCAATTCCCTTTCCACAATCAGAACAGTTGAATGGCTTTCCCCCGGTGTGGTTGCCCTGATGAATTTTCAGGGAAGACAAGTAATTGTATCGTCATCACATTTCAGCAGTTTCTCTCCAGCGTCCCTCCAATTGTGTCTCGATATTTCAGATAGTGAATACTTTCACTCCACTGGGAATAtagctttctgctttcattttcaaaggCCGGTAAGGTTCATGGAACAAAGCAACTCCTTTAAATTCTGATGTAATGCTTCGTTTCAgtttcccaacagcaaatcctCATCTTTGATACCACTCAAATAAATCTAGAAATAACTCAGTAAGAGAGAATCCTCAGAATGCCAAAGCAAAAGATTTTCATTCTTCGTCTGATGTGGGTATTCCAGAacaggttagcatttattgttcattcctaatttgactggataaggtgatgatgagcttccATCTTGAACCATCGTTTCTGTGTGCTGTCGGTCGATCCAAATTATAGGTAAGTGAAAcccacaattttgacccagtgattctggcgtaatggcaatatatttcccgAGCAGGATGGTAAGTGGGTTGTAGGTCTTTCCTATCTGTCTAGTGCCcttttccttttagatggaagcaGTTGTGAATGTGTAATGTACTGGTGTTGGAACCTTGGTggatatctgcagtgcatctagtGGATGGTGCAGACTGCATGCCTGAGCGTTTGGTTATggtgggaatggatgtttgtcgGTGTTTTATTAGTTATGCTTTGCTGCTCAATTCAGCTGCTCTGTTCTGGGCGGTGTTGAGCTTTTCAACATTGTTACAACTGCAGTAAGGAATCCTTAAGAAGGTTGGGATTTAAATATCtcttgctgctcagatgctgacTAATGTGCTTCTCCTGTACATTGTTtctttcaaactgcaatcatccaggcgaaAAGGAACTATACCATCATGTTTCATTCTGTATTGTAAAGTAGTAAACAGTTGGTAGGGAAACAAGAAAAGAAAGAGTAGAACTTATGGTCAATGAGGTGAACAACGATCTCGCTCTGAGAGTGAATAGCGGTTAATGGAGACTGCC contains:
- the LOC132812005 gene encoding zinc finger protein 7-like, yielding MSDIHIHYLGQNYSLAKGESAPESPESTWTPVLLVHLEACVQPRSSRVWSDHVSNHELKHDSGETQVDDLGVSTSAITGKFNGRSLAPQSRGNHTGGKPFNCSDCGKGIAQFSNLLTHQWVHTDKKPFNDPECGKAIKRSQELLYHQRVHADEKPFKCSHRGNGFRPSFDFTLHLRRERPFACSKNGKGFFQSFSLLRHQ